A stretch of Triticum aestivum cultivar Chinese Spring chromosome 1D, IWGSC CS RefSeq v2.1, whole genome shotgun sequence DNA encodes these proteins:
- the LOC123180300 gene encoding receptor-like protein 46, which yields MAFAARLKNRRQSISTIRGENGANHPSSCSCSPDKLQPDAMESRATSTKARLLLLLLLACTCGAVSPSSEAAEAKALLTWKSTLTFSDANASSPLSSWSPASFPCGSWSGVACNAAGRIAALTVPGAGVAGTLDALDFSALPALASLNLSGNHLAGAIPANVSLLASLASLDLSSNNLTGGIPAALGTLRGPRALVLRNNPLGGRIPGSLAKLAALRRLDLQAVRLVGTIPTELGRLRALTFLDLSRNSLSGELPPSFAGMAKMRELYLSRNNLSGVIPPDLFTSWPEVTLFFLHYNSFTGSIPPEIGKAGKLRFLALEANNLTGVIPAEIGSLTGLQFLDLGRNSLSGPIPASIGNLKLLVVMALSFNGLTGLVPPEIGSMSLLQNLDLNGNQLEGELPATISSLKDLYSLDFSNNKFTGTIPSIASKKLLSAAFANNSFLGSFPRTFCQIASLALLDLSSNQLSGELPNCLWDLEDLLFLDLSGNGFSGKVPSAGSANLSSLESLHLANNRLTGGFPTILKKCKQLIVLDIGGNHFSSQIPSWIGSSLPFLRILRLRSNSFSGSIPLQLSQLSHLQLLDLAANQFPGPIPQGLLANLTSMMKPQTEFNMTSLIHQQILHLDAQMNFVDRIDVNWKMRSYTFLGTIALMIGIDLSGNSLSGEIPTELANLQGLRFLNLSRNHLSGHIPENIGDLKLLESLDCSWNELSGAIPSSISKLPSLSSLNLSNNNLSGEIPTGNQLQTLDDPSIYNNNSGLCGYPLVACSKGSSATVETRDTELETVYFYYSIIAGLVLGFWLWLGSLVFFKTWRTYVFCCVDRLLQDKIQRGEGRVYGCSWSRHSHPVSRQWDRDRFGFIVDTLTAIARRLASS from the exons ATGGCATTCGCTGCTCGTCTGAAAAATCGTCGCCAATCCATCTCGACGATACGCGGGGAGAATGGAGCAAATCACCCCTCGAGTTGCTCTTGCTCCCCAGACAAACTGCAGCCGGATGCCATGGAATCCAGAGCAACGAGCACCAAAGCTCGTCTCCTCTTGCTCCTGCTACTGGCATGCACATGCGGCGCCGTCTCTCCCTCAAGCGAAGCTGCTGAAGCCAAAGCGCTTCTGACATGGAAGTCCACTCTGACGTTCTCCGACGCAAACGCCTCCTCTCCGCTCTCGTCATGGTCGCCGGCCAGCTTCCCGTGCGGTTCTTGGTCCGGCGTCGCGTGCAACGCGGCCGGCCGTATCGCCGCGCTCACGGTTCCTGGGGCCGGGGTCGCAGGCACGCTCGACGCCTTGGATTTCTCCGCGTTGCCGGCGCTCGCAAGCCTCAACCTCAGCGGCAACCATCTCGCGGGCGCCATCCCCGCCAACGTCTCCCTCCTGGCCTCGCTTGCCTCGCTCGACCTTTCGAGCAACAACCTCACCGGCGGCATACCGGCGGCGCTCGGGACGCTGCGCGGCCCGCGAGCTCTTGTCCTCCGCAACAACCCGCTCGGTGGGCGGATCCCGGGGTCCCTCGCCAAGCTCGCCGCGCTGCGGCGGCTGGACCTGCAGGCCGTGCGGCTCGTGGGCACGATTCCGACGGAGTTGGGGCGCCTGAGAGCTCTCACCTTCTTGGACCTGTCCAGGAACAGCCTCTCCGGCGAGCTGCCACCGTCCTTCGCCGGGATGGCCAAGATGAGGGAGCTCTACCTGTCAAGAAACAACCTCTCGGGTGTTATTCCTCCTGACCTCTTCACTAGCTGGCCTGAGGTAACTCTGTTCTTCCTGCACTACAACTCGTTCACCGGAAGCATACCGCCGGAGATCGGCAAAGCAGGCAAGCTGCGGTTCTTGGCGCTTGAGGCCAACAACCTTACCGGCGTCATCCCGGCGGAGATCGGCAGCTTGACGGGCCTCCAGTTTCTGGATTTGGGGAGGAACTCGCTATCCGGACCGATCCCTGCTTCTATCGGAAACCTCAAGCTGCTTGTCGTCATGGCTCTGTCCTTCAACGGCCTCACTGGCTTGGTGCCCCCTGAAATTGGTAGTATGTCCTTACTACAAAACCTTGATCTCAACGGTAACCAGCTCGAGGGTGAGCTACCTGCAACTATTTCATCGCTCAAGGATCTGTACAGTCTTGACTTCAGTAACAACAAGTTCACTGGTACAATCCCAAGCATTGCCAGTAAGAAATTGCTCTCAGCTGCCTTTGCCAACAATAGTTTCTTGGGAAGCTTCCCTCGGACATTTTGCCAAATCGCATCATTGGCACTGTTGGATTTATCTAGCAACCAATTGTCAGGGGAGCTCCCTAACTGCCTGTGGGACTTGGAGGATCTATTGTTCCTAGATTTGTCAGGCAATGGTTTCTCCGGGAAGGTTCCGTCAGCTGGGTCCGCTAATTTATCATCGTTGGAATCATTGCATTTGGCAAATAACAGACTCACAGGTGGGTTCCCAACTATACTGAAGAAGTGTAAGCAGCTCATTGTCCTTGATATCGGTGGGAACCACTTTTCCAGCCAAATTCCATCATGGATAGGATCAAGTCTTCCTTTCCTGAGGATTCTCCGGCTGCGGTCGAACTCGTTTAGTGGTAGCATTCCCTTGCAACTGTCACAGCTCTCCCATCTCCAACTACTCGACCTAGCTGCCAACCAATTTCCAGGTCCCATACCGCAGGGTTTGCTTGCCAATTTAACATCCATGATGAAACCACAGACAGAATTCAACATGACTTCACTAATCCACCAGCAAATTTTACATCTAGATGCTCAGATGAATTTTGTAGACCGGATCGATGTGAACTGGAAGATGAGGAGCTACACATTCCTAGGGACGATTGCACTTATGATAGGTATCGATTTATCAGGCAATTCGCTCTCTGGTGAGATTCCAACCGAGCTAGCAAATCTCCAGGGCCTCCGGTTTCTGAATCTGTCAAGGAACCATTTGTCAGGCCACATCCCTGAAAACATTGGTGATCTCAAACTTCTGGAATCCCTTGACTGCTCATGGAATGAATTATCTGGTGCAATTCCTTCGAGCATCTCGAAACTGCCGTCTCTTAGTTCCCTCAATCTCTCCAATAATAATCTCTCTGGCGAGATACCAACTGGGAATCAGCTACAAACACTGGACGACCCTTCCATTtacaacaacaattctgggctttGCGGATATCCATTGGTCGCATGCTCCAAAGGTTCTTCGGCTACTGTGGAAACACGGGACACAGAACTTGAAACCGTGTATTTCTACTACTCTATAATTGCTGGACTCGTCCTTGGATTTTGGTTGTGGTTGGGGTCTCTAGTTTTCTTCAAGACGTGGAGGACTTATGTTTTCTGTTGTGTAGATCGCCTGCTTCAAGATAAG ATACAACGTGGGGAGGGAAGGGTCTATGGTTGCAGCTGGTCTAGG CATTCGCACCCGGTCTCTAGACAGTGGGATCGTGACCGGTTTGGATTCATCGTGGATACGTTGACTGCTATTGCACGCCGTCTTGCTTCGTCGTAG